atcccgcttggctcgatattctctaggctcaaagtattttggccggtccctagaatattGAGCCATCAAGTTTCAACTGtataatattcccaaaatgcaccatttcggaccaGAAATTGTTACATTTTCTTGGGGGAGTACCTCTAAAAACCCTGCCAAAACTTTCaaccaaatattttttggtTCTCGGGGAGGTGGGCGGGTCAAATGGTTATGCCCCTAATAAAGTTACTCCCCCTCTAACACCAAATCCTGGATCGGCCCCTGATGTCATACTTAAGCATGATGAAGCGTATGATGATtgttgtatcattattttaggttttcaaatttgaaaaagcaTGAAATGCCAATGATGCTCGTTTTAATCactattatgcaccagtcatttgtaaccacggcccccccaggtccggggaatagcggggactttgacttttggtccagccatgCCCGGGCAAAGTCTCCGCCCTGCATGGACaatctgctggtaaaaccccctccaaatgcccccgcacccaagggaccctagataaggccaatttcccgCTAAATTTGgtgtgaagacaaaaccaccgcagtcacccggcactgcagggccacctcaaaagtaaaaacacggcccatttcccagctatccccggtatacccccagacctgggggggccatggttacaattgactggtgcattattggtTGACATTTAATGTTGTACTGTAACAGAAGAAGACAAGCATTGAAGACAATGGCGTACACTTCTAAAGACCTCTCAACATCGTACATGAAGAAAACTATATTATCCAACCAGTAATTTAATATAAGTCACATCTGTATCTCAAGTTCAAAAAGgatataaattgttgttttacttgTAGAAGTTTGATTTAATGGTCACTTTACATTGTACagaaatttccaaaaaaaaaaaaaatactatttctgAATACACTGCACATGTACCCTGTATTGCATTTGATAACTCTGAGTTTCTCCACTTCGTAGAAACAACAAGATGTCCACAAGGAACTCTCATACACGCTTTCTCTGGCGTTTCAGTACACTGCAAATCTTGCCAGTTATCCGCCATACCTCTTTTTGAAGAGTTTTAGTAGGACATATTTTAAGGGTAAGTTTTAAACTCGACACcaagatgaaaataaatgaaaacgcAAAACTTGTCTCAGGAAAAGTTGTATTAGTTCCGTATGaaaagaaacatgttttgaaGTAAGTCATATACCATTCTTTAATATGCATTAATCAAATTTACATGACAGTCGAAAGGAAGGgatatattagtatatatttcTCTGTAGTGTTATTCGGACGTTGTTATTCGGACCATTGAcattttatgcaccagtcaattgtaaccacgcccccccccccccaccccaggtccgggggcatatcggggatagccggggaagtGGGCcgttttacctttcaggtggccccgcagtgctgggtgaatgcggtggttttgtcttcgctttaaatatagcggggaatgggcatTACCTaatccacctaaatggccgtcaacgagtcttttgacatttttttactatggcagactcgagacagggaaacacataaaatgtcaaaataataacaaaagaatccctgatcgctcattattgtagctagggccttacctagggtccctggggtgcaggggcatttgtcGGGAATTTTACTATCTGTTTGTTTCCgtagggcggggattttagccgggattggctgaaccgaaagtcaaagtcccgctattccccggagcTGGGGggtccgtggttacaattgactggtgcattactgaACTTACCAATGACATTACTACCAACAATGTATGTGTATCcaacaaaatgtttaacaaaatatttcactagGTCATGATCTTTAACGGTGAATGATATATCGGTCAAAAGTAGTGTTTGGGAGATGTTTAAAAATTGGTTGCTCAGTTAGCTCATTCTGTAATAGCCACAATATGCACGTTTGTGGATCTTTTTTggacattcattttgttcccttaaagtagagtcgccaaaacaaaaatcgtcaaagactcttaagcagctgtttatatggactaattCTGTTAAAGTGGCGGGTGAGTGTTCTGCAAGTCATTTGAACCACACACCGGGGCGCACATTTCTTCACAGGTCTTGTTTGCTGGTGTCAGAAATGAAAGGCAAAAGTGTCTGCATTCGCATAAAATATTAATCGGGAGAGGAATGTACATAGTGTGTATGGGTATGAACCATCCACCCTATTCGCTGAGTTAGTTAATGCAACATGCTAGTGTTCAAGCAGTAATGGGTCCGAGCCTCATATTGGGAACACTTCCTCCcaggtttattttaaaatctacaaacattACATATTGTGTGGCTTATGTTATCATCCTAATAGAAGAAGTGGTagatgacaaaaaatattgacatgacTTGTACAGTAGAAACTTATTAAACCCAAACTCCACAAAActggaatcctcgggatacctgacttttttcagagtcccggttttccccttctattttcaatgtaaaaaaatccctacaaaaccggaaccccaGAATTTCGGATActggacaaaaaatcgagaaaatttgttagttgtcaacgtaatttttcCTCACAAAACCGGGCATATATTTGTTCCaatatgtcaaaatgattttgtgtattaggaattcgcgaactgcgtgtcactttgttttgacagccggtgcgtcgttaaatattgcacctctgatgttgtgttaactcaataatcgataatgatgattgcgctgtggaatGACTGCCgcacgataatcaaacttgtgaaaagaaaattgaaacattACTTTGTTTGTTACAGAAACAGACGACACTGGACAATTTCTATAAGTAATGTAGATCAATAACCTTGACTGAACATAATGTGTCACAGTAGAAACGTAAAGATACAATAATATAAACGATATAAATGATATCTGTGATGTAACAAGCACATgcacattgatatattaatgaatatatattctatgcattatttcaagttaCTTGAACCATTGttgatgttaaataaatgttatctttatgtgttttcattttattccagttttcaacttccctttaaaggttaactcagttaatattttgagtaaactcaCTCcatacatcaaatcctcactaaaccggaatcctcacttaACCAGAAATTTTCCCtagtccggtttagtgagtttctactGTACCAGGCTGTATGCAAGTTAATATGAACaggttttttatgtttttctttgtacGTGGCAATCGCTAGATATATGTGGAAAAcaatacagatttttttttagtacAGATAATTGGACTAGCTTTCTGCCTGCGAAATTTGAGGTCTAAACAATTATCTCATCTATCAAAATCAGAGATGAAAACACCCCTATACACcaagttaagaatataaatgatCTCTTAAAACGTCCATGCATACTGAAGTTCTCACTTAAATGTATGACTTGAACGACCATAGTGTGTTtatgatttcttttttgttcTATTTAATAGGTACCATGAGTGGATGAAGTCTGAGGAGTTACAACAACTGACAGCATCCGAGCCCCTTACACTGGAAGAGGAGTATAGCATGCAGGAGTCCTGGAGAAATGATGATAATAGTGAGTTGCGATTCTCGGTAAAAAGGGCTTTTCATTTTAAGTTACAGTCTGGGGCTTTGTCCTACAATTTTGGTGCTTTTAAAGCACAAACATCGGGCAATTCATATGCAGGGTAGCCTTGTTGAAAGCAGTTTTTAACATAGAGGATATTTCATTCcaatcattaaattatttctcaTTGGGCTAACATTTAGTAGCTTCTCGTCATGTTTTAGGGTAGTGTTTAGCTTAGGCCAGGGCAACATGATAGGGTCAATCGTACGAAGAATGACCAGTTTACAGTAATGTATGCAATGAATGGTTGGACTAGACtgttttgtgtatgtggtgtttatatgtttgtgtccctagtttattgttgtttgggCCCTTGCTTCGTTCATCTTATAGGGTTTATTTTAGAATTTTCAACTACTAGGCTTGTCCCctgaagtttaataaatttagcagtgtaataattatgtcttAATGACTGTTGAAAATAGCACATGTTTAAACTGTTGCTTTTCATTGTTGACTTGATGTTCCATAATCGCTGTCAATGAActgcttttttattaaaacttacagATCTGATGTAGTTTGCACTTCCATAGCATTTCACTTCTAGAATGTATGTCTATGATATTGATTTCCTTTTCAGAATGCACCTTTATTGTCCTTGACAAGAAGCGATATGACCATACCGAGGCATCAGAGATAGGTAACACATACTGTCAATGTAACATTTTCTgaactaaaaataatttctaagGGACTTTTAAtactctgaaaaaaaaatcacataaagAATTGTGCAATCTGTAATATTCTGTTATATTCTGAAACAGTACACCATTTTTCTCTCAGTGACTTTTGTAAAGCggtttaatgtgtttttttactatttaggttagataaaaaaaaattggggcATGGATGTGGGGTGGGTACATTTTGATGGGAACCGGTACCTCGGTACAATTTTAGTTCTCGGTTCCAGACCAATACAGCAATACCATTTAATGTTTGGTGCTTTTCAGGTGTTTTAACATCAGCCTTGTCACCTGCTGCTCGTTTAAGTAAATGAAAGCGGTGTTTTTTCTCCATGTACCTTTTTATTGATGATGTTTCACCATTGTGACTGAGAACAGCCTTTTCAtcttttaatttaacaaattataaaaaaaacacacttccaaactgcttgtttttgttttatgtaacaTGGTTTTATTGTGCTTAAATATTTCCTATTCCGTGTCATGTTTATTcacaagtttaaacaaaatatcatttccaACATAAAATCTGGGAATGTATCTCTTAATTGTTTTTAACTGAgaatcagacaaacattatggtATCCTCACTCTTTGTGAtatgttttttcatttattttcagacaGTATGGTTGGTGATGTGAACCTATTTTTCAATGATGAGGAGGACAAGTCAACAGCAGAAATTGAAATCATGATTGCAGGTAAGTAATTGAAGAACAAGAGTGTTGCTGAGGGAACTCTAATGCTTGTCTGTTCTCAAAAAAGGTGCACAATCTGATAATTATAAAAGCAAGAGTTGtaggccttgctacacatgtgtgtGTTTCTGTGTTGCGTCTTGGAAAGATGTCTACCATGtgtcatttgaatatcaatgatgaacagattttaactttttgcttCTATAAATAAAGGTTAAAAAACCGCCAGCAACCCGCTATACATCATTGACAATTtaccaaatatttctttaaaacattgacAAGCTATAAATGCTTTAATGTATAATTTGCCAGATCAGAAATTGCTAATTGGTTTAACTCCCAACAAATGACTTTTGTTTACTATTTTGAAAGATGAAATTACtattattaattcaaatatctttttacGCCGTCttataatatttagaaatacaaaagtgaaatattgtcatagttttgcattttttgcatttttctttattaatcTCTACAGATCCATCTGCAAGGGGCCAAGGAATTGGGAAAGA
Above is a genomic segment from Mya arenaria isolate MELC-2E11 chromosome 2, ASM2691426v1 containing:
- the LOC128218055 gene encoding N-acetyltransferase 9-like protein → MKINENAKLVSGKVVLVPYEKKHVLKYHEWMKSEELQQLTASEPLTLEEEYSMQESWRNDDNKCTFIVLDKKRYDHTEASEIDSMVGDVNLFFNDEEDKSTAEIEIMIADPSARGQGIGKEALFCMMVYGFEELSVRCYTAKIGYDNHTSATMFTKIGFKEIQKSDVFRETTYELRITDDVIAGILQGSQLYKEERYEKR